Within the Gorilla gorilla gorilla isolate KB3781 chromosome 15, NHGRI_mGorGor1-v2.1_pri, whole genome shotgun sequence genome, the region tatatgattccatttatataatactCTAGAAAATGTAAACTAGTCTACCATCACAGAAAGTAGGGCATGTTTGTGGCAAGGGAAAGGAAGGATGGAGAAGGTATTAAAGAAGTACCTTTAACGGTAGATAGACATATGGTTACTATCTTGATTTTGATGATAGTTTCCTGGATGcatacatatgtcaaaatttataaaactgtacaccttaaatatcTGCAATTTATTGTATATCAATTTTACCTCGATAAAGTGATTTAAAAGAAAGagagtggccgggcatggtggttcatgcctgtgatcccagcactttgggaggctgaggcgggcagatcacccgaggtccggagttcgagactagccgggccaacatggtgaaaccccatctctactaaaaatacaaaattagctgggcgtaatggtgcacacctgtaatctcagctactcaggaggctgaggcaggagaattggaaatcgtgccattgcactctagcctgggcaacaagtgaaactccatctcaaaaaataataataaataaataaaagaaagagagctATCATCCAGCATAGAACCATGTTTTGAAGACAACTATTGTTAGTGCTATCTCAATATGAAAATGATCAAAGCTTTATAGGAATTCTGATCACCAAATTAGCAAGAGTGGTGCCTATATCTGAGAAGAAAATATCTCCCTGTCCCATAGAAACTTGCCTAATTTTTCAATTATGTTTCCTCATGGCCTCTCTCTGTGGCAATTTCAACTTTAGAAATCTGTTTATTCCTAATTGCTGTAATAATTCTCCTACTTTTATGTGTCACTGTTTACTTTGCTCCTGAATACCCAGCTAATCTCAACAGTTTCTCTCGCTCCATCCCTCTCCATTTACCACAGGCATTAACTATGTGAAAGGGAAGGTGAAAGATGGGAAGAAGGCCACAAGATTGGTGGTCTTAGAAGACAAGTTGCCGACAACCTAAAGAAAGATCAACTGAAGCTGGGCTAAACCCTTGCCAAGATTCTGAACCAGTCCCTGATCACCAGTAATACTTAAAAGATGCTGACACTATCCTCTCCTCTGTGTTTACAATCAGGTTTTCACAATAACCAAGTTCCCTTCTAGAAGACAATTATCATGAGAAAAAACATAACAGTACTCAAGAAAGCATGGTATGTAACTTACCCCTGCTAACTCTTAAATTTTGAGGGCTGAGGCTACTACTCAGACCCATTGGTTTTTTAATCTATCTACTAATTTATAATttacctatctatctatatatatatatttttgagacagagtcgcactctgttgcccaggctggagtgcagtggtgtgattgatctcagttcactgcaacctccccgcctcctgggttgaagcaattctcgtgactcagcctcccaagtagctgggattacaggctcgtgccaccacgcccagctaatttttgtattttaagtagagatgaggtttcaccacgttggccaggttggtctcaaactcctgacctcaggtaatccacccacctcggtctcccagtgctggaattacaggcgtgagccaccacgcccagccacctatgtatttttatagagacagggtctcattctgtcacccaggcaggagtgcagtggcagtgatcagagctcactgcagcttccaactcctaggctcaagtgatccctgcagagtagctggggctacaggtgcacaccacgaccagtatttttttgttttgtttttgttttatcgagacggagtcttgctctgttgcccatgctggagtacagtgatgcgatctcagctcactgcaacctccgcctcccggattcaagcagttctcctgcctcagcctcccaagtaactgggattacaggcacatgccaccacacccagctaatttttgtattcttagtagagacagtgtttcaccatgttggccaggctggtctcgaactcttgaccttgtgatctgcctgcctcggcctcccaaagtgctgggattacaggcatgagccattgtgcccggcccttgttttgtttttttagagatgggttcttgcaatgttgcccaggctggttggtctgcaagtcctgagctcaagtgatcctcccaccttagcctcccaaagtgttgggatttcagttgtgagccactgcacctagctagaCCCACTGGTATTCAGAGCAGTGATGAGCACCTTGCTATGCACACACTAGTAATAACAGTAAATTGTAAATCAGTAAATAGCAATTGTATaacctaaataaaaatgaattatctaGTTCTTTAGGTCCCTAGCTTATGCCTTCTCTCCTCCTTAGCAGAAAAGTCAGAACTCTGGTATTTAGGACAAAGTCTtaccttctttctttctgctgtGTCCGCTGAGTAAGGCAAATATTAGAAAAGCAGCTAGGCCAGTATCATGGGACTCTCAGTTGTTTTTGCTTTGGGACCTTTGACTGTCAGGCTCAGCCCAGCAATTTAACGTATTTTTCTAGATTAAACAGTGTTGCTTCTGAATTCCTCCCTTGGACCTTGGACTGCGGGGTCCTTTCAGGCGACAAAGGACACCAGATTGGGGAGTACGGGCTACTGTTAGACAATGTGAACTAGGAGGTGACCAAAGTTGACCTTAGAGTCAACTTAATTTTGCAGGTGAGGGAACAGAGACCTAAACGACCACTGGCTCCCAGTAAAGCAGATTCGCAGCATACTGTGCTTTGCCTGAATGCGTGTTGTAGACACAGGGGCAGAGGCGTGTTTGGAGAAAGGGTTCAGAATTTGGAGTGCGACAGACGTAGGTTCGAACAGAGCTCTGCTACTCTGTGGCTGTGAGGGCTCCCGCACACACCCTCCCGAACGCTCGGCTTCCTCATCGGTCCGCAAGCCTGGGTGCGAGGCGTCAACGCGCAGCTGGGTGCGCAGGAGGCCCCGAGGCCGGATGGGCCGCCGCGCCGACGCCCCCTGCCGGCCGGCCCGCGCCCAACGCTCGGCTTGTGGGACGCCCGCGGCCGGATGCCCTCCGTCcgctccctcctcggcctcttgGCCGCCGCCGCGGCCTGTGGCGGTTTCGCCTTCCTGGGCTATTGTATTTACCTCGACCGGAAGCGGCGCGGGGACCCCGCGTTCAAGCGCCGCCTGCGGGACAGTGAGTGGGACCGAGGCGGAGGCGCGGCCGGGCCGGGCAGCGCGGGCCCCCCACTGAGAGGCCGGGCCGTGAGTGCCGCAGCCTCTGCCGAGGGGCCCGCGGCGCCCGGGCAGGCAGGACCACTGGGCCCACGCCTGCCTCGGGACTGGCCTCCCAGCTAGAATGTGCTGTGTTGTGTTCGCAGAAAGAAGAGCAGAGCCTCAAAAGGCTGAGGAGCGGGGCACGCAGGTGCAGTGCTTTCGATCCGCTCAGGTAGCTCAGTAGACGCAGGTCCGGGCTCGCTGGGTTGCTTAGCTCCTGGCGGGCTCGGCAGCAGGTAGTTCCCTCAGCCGCCCGTGCCCGGGAAGAGGCCTGCCCTCGCGCGCCACGCACCGCCTCAGGCCAAGTCACTCTCCTCTCacaaaagggagggaaggaaggaggaagaagttgGAGTTATAAAAAGACAGCTGCAAAGCAAAACACTGTACAACAGGCACTTATTTTAactggaagaaggaagaggagcctTTTGCCCTGTCAGAGCCGCACAGGACACTTAAAAACCCAGGCTGGCCACGGTCACATGGCAGTAACTTCTGGATTGTTCTCCCGCAGGGCCTTTCTTGTAGCTCAGAAGCAGAAGGCATCTTCGTGTTTTCTAAATCTCTGCGGCAAAATTTGATTAgtcccttttttgttgtttttaagaggcgggccgggcttggtggctcacgcctgtaatcccagcactttgggaggcaaggcgggcagatcacgtgaggtcaggagtttgagaccagcctggccaacatggtgaaagcctgtctctactaaaaatacaaaaattagccggaagtggtggcgtgtgcctgtagtctcagctacttgggagactgaggcaggagaattgcttgagtccgggagtggtagttgcagcctgggcgacagagcaagacactgtctataaaaaaagaaagagacaagggtgttcctatgttgcccaggctgaactagaactcctggccacaagcaatGCGCAGTTGATGCTGGATGTTTACTTAGCTGAGATTGTTAGCCAGAGCACCTACACGTCTGTGTGATCTGGGATTCTTCATTTGTGTGATGGGCTGTGTCCCAAGGGACAAgcaaacacatatatgtatgtgtgtgtatatatatgtgtgtgtgtgtgtgtctgtgtatagaGAGAGCACGCACATGCATGTGAACTAGAACATGTGCCCATGTGGAAGAGCAGATGGTACCACTTCTGGCAACATTGAAGCCTACTCAATTTAAAGGGAGAGGAAATAGATTCTACCTCTCAACAGGGATGGCAAGGTTTTGAAAGCACTTGTGTGACCGGGAATATTGCGGTAGCCATTTTTGAAACATGCAGTTTTTCCGGAGAAGACTTTGTAGCGGAAGTGGCATTGAACTGAGCCTGGAAGGATGATGAATTTGTGGCTTGGTTTCAGGAGAGAGGATACAGGatggagggaacagcatgtgcataaagatgcaaaGTGGGGCATCTGCCAAGCACATTCAGTAAACCAGTTTGGCAAAGGAGTCATACTGAGGAATAGTGGGTGGTAAGGTTGGAGAGCGAAAGTAGGATTGAATTAGGGAAGGCTTGCTTTGAAGGCCAGGTTAAGGAACTGAGATTCAATGGAGGAATTACTGAAGATTTCTAagcaggaattttttaaaaagaaggaaagaaaggcagaagaGAAATATTCTTAGATTGATCAAGCAGGAGTGTACttaatggactggaaaggaaaacAAGCTATTGCAGCAATTTAGTTGAGAGGTAATAAAAATCCTGAActatggtggtggtagtggtaacTGGGAAGAGTACAGTTCATGCCGACTGAGTAAAGGGTAATGGAGAGGCGGAGTCAAAGACACTTCCGGGGTTTCAAAATGGAATCACAGTAGAGAATAAAAGCCCATTTGACATAGTTAGCTGGGTAGGGAGTGTCCAAAGAGCTGGACATGGGAGTGGAGATACCTTCCCTGACTTGACTGGGACAGAGCCTGATACAGCTCCATGTCCCTCGTCATTGTCCATGGTTTCACTTGCACATTTGTGTAATTATTTGATTAATGCTTTCCGTTTATTACACTAAGCTGTGTGAGGGCAGACTTTGTTTTTTACTCTCCATTGtttccagtgcctagaacagagtCTAGCGCGGTAGGTGCccagcaaatgtttgttgaatattgTTGTTCATTGTAGGCAGAGGGAAACATCTTGTGCAGAGGCACAGAACATGAAATTGTAATGTTCAAGGAGTATTATGGCCAGAGAGATAGCTGAGGGTCAGTTTAGTGTCTTACTGTGGAGGACTTTGAATGCCAAACTGAAAAGTCAGGACATTTTTCTGTTGTGGTGGATAACTAATGATGGTGACTTTATTTCAGAGAACAGACAcaattattttggttttattttttaaataagacaacTCTGGTTCCAATGTGGAGAAAGGAAGttgaaaacaagaaaatcagTCAATGGCAGTTCATATgggaaataataaatgatttatattaatataaattaatcatattttaattataatataatctAATTATATTCATATTAAGCCATAACTAAGTCACACTATAATGTATTGATATAaatcaataattattaataataaattaatattatttcccatatatgaaataataaattatttcaagtgAGGAAGCAGCACAAGCAGgatttttcaaatgttctttCATATAATTGTCACAActctattctaatttttttttttttgacacagggtctcactctgttgcccaggctggagtacagtggcaatgatcacagctcactgcagcctcaaccctttTGgggtcaggtgattctcccacctcagtctcctaaatagctgggactacaggtgcataccaccatgcctggctagtttttgtacttttacagAGATGGGTTTCgcaacattgcccaggctggtcttgaactcctgagctcaagcagtctgccggccttggcctcctgaagtgttgggattacaggagggagccactgtgcctggcctctattctcattttacagatgaataaaccaaagcagagaaagagtcttttctcactttttctagggtctttcttcctcttcttcccaggACTTTCCCAAAGTATGGTCCATTGCTGCATTAGATTTACCTGGAGCATCTGTTAAAATATGGATTATTTGACCCTGATCCCAGCAATTCTGATCCAGTAGCCTAGGGAATTCTTACTGGCACAGTGACTGTCAGACTTTAGGATCCATAAGAATCACCTGAAGAGtttgtttaaaaatgcaaattcctgggcCCTACTCCCAGAgattgattcagtaggtctgggtggaGTCCAAGAAACTGCAGTTTTAACAGCTCCTTCAGGTGATGCTTTGTGAAACATGGGCCTTGGGTTCTGTATTCTTCCCCCTCTCCCTAGAAGATCTTTCCCTTCTCCAAAAGTGATTTCAAATGTACTACTCTAGACCTGGTGTCCCAAGTTTCATCTGCCTACCAGACTCTGTCATCTGGACATTCTGTTGGCACCTCACCTTAGTGTGTCCCGAAGTAAATTCATCATCTCCCCCACCTTGCCACTGTGCCTACTCCTGTTTCCTTATGATGCTCCTGGTATCACTAGCCTCCCTGCTGTGACCCTGACTCATCTTGTTTAAATATCAACTTCATCCATCATAAACAATGACCAATTCTTATTTTCAAATGCtctattgcatatatatatatatatatatatatatatatatcccacttgtctatttctaTTACTTCCCTGCAACTAAAGGCTTTTATTACCTTTTACCCAGGTTATTGTAATAGTTTCCTAACTTGCCACCCTGCCTCTATTCTTATGCTGTTAGGGTAAATTTCTTCTAAATGGCAGCTCTGAATATGTAATTCCTTGCAGTAGCTCCCTACTCTGCAGATTAAAGACCAGctttgctgggtacagtggctcacacctgtaatccgcactttgggaggccgaggtggttggatcacctgaggtcaggagttcaagaccagtctggccaacatggtgaaaccccatctctactaaaaatgcaaaattagccaggcatggtggcgcacgcctatagtcccaggtccctgggaggctgaggcaagagaatcgcttgaacctgggagacggaggttgcagtgagctgaaagttgcagtgagccaagatcacaccactgcactccagcctgggcaacagagtgagactccgtctccaaaaaaaaaaaaaagaaaaaaaaaaaacagtctcagCTTGGCGCTATGCCTTTGATGGCTGCCTATTCCGATTGACTGCCTTATTTTCCTAGGGAttggaaataatatatgtaaagttccTAGTTTATAGCTGGCCTTCAATAATGGTAATATTGTTGCTACATTTACCCTATTatggccggcgcggtggctcaggcctgtaatcccagcactttgggaggccaaggtgggtggatcacgaggtcaggagtttgagagcagcctgaccaacatggtgaaaccccgtctctactaaaaatacaaaagttggctgggcatagtggcgtgcacctgtaatcccagctactcaggaggctgaggcaggagaatcacttgaacccgagaggcagaggttgcagtgagccgagattgcgccactgcactccagcttgggcaacagagcgagactttgtctcaaaaaacaaacaaacaaacatttaccCTATCATAATCTAGCTAATTAAGTTCACTTGCTATGTTCCCTGCAATTTTGCGTTGCTTATACTTTCCTCATCAAACTTTCACTGAACCACAGCTCAAACACTATCTTTTCTGAGAAGCCTTTGACAATTCTCCAACTAGATGTAATGTCTCTGTACTTTGAGCCCCAGAGGACATTGGACTTCTTCTTGTACCTACGTGATCACTTTCCCTTTATTAGACTGTGGCTCCTTGGGGATGGGCACAGGGGTCTTGGTCTCCAATTCCTTCCAGCTTTTCCTTGAGTGTCCTGCCCTTGCCAGTGCTCACTAAACGTCTATTGAGTAAAACCTCTGATGTTACTGATTATTAGTATATTTGATGATACAAGCTTAAAAGGTGacccctggctgggcatggtggctcacacctgtaatcctagcactttgggaggccgaggtgggcggatcacaaagtcaggagatcgagaccatcctagctaacgaggtgaaatcccatctctactaaaaatacaagaattagctgggcgtggtgacgggcacctatagccccagctactcgggaggctgaggcaggagaatggcgtcaacctgggaggcggagcttgcagtgagctgagattgcaccactgcactccagcctgggtgacagagcaagactctgtctcaaaaaaaaaaaaaaaaggtgacccCTTTCCAGGgtcattgcattttaaaaagaaaattagtgggggaaaacaaaaatgaaaaccttaCAGATTTGAAACATTGGAGCTGAAGTAACTGGCAGTGGAGTTGCTATTTTGGGCTAGGCTTTGCACAGTGTACCTTGAAAGACCAACCCTAGGTGTAGTACCAATGATGATGCCATCTTGTGGCCATGGTTGCCTTCATGAACCAACCGCAGTAAACCAAAGCATCCTTCTGAACACTCATTCCCCTGCCAACCCCCAACCAGGTCCTTTGTCCCTTTCCTTTTGAGGGTGTGAGTACAGAAGGCTTAGCATAGTTTTTTGTTTCCCTGATTAGAGAGTTACTGCTACATGAACAGGTCTCACAACTAAAAGACCAAAATGACCTTGTAAGCCAGAGAAATCATGCAACCAAATCAACAGGCACTGTTAATATCCTgggcaagaaaataattttgcaacATACAAAACTACCTTTGTTATATTAACTACAGTAGGATTTCTGCTATATGTGGCTGGGTAAAATTTGGGATGAGAGTTATTTATTATAAGCATCTCAACCTAACAAATATgtcatgtttttttaaatcacttaaaaTAATCCCATTTTAGAAAATTGgtttaaatattataaagaacAACTACATTTGTCATACTTTGGATTTAGAGACTAGGTTCaagatgtccttttttttttcctttctttcttttttgtgacggagtttcgctcttgttgtccaggctagagtgcaatggtgtgatgttggcccattgcaacctctgcctcccaggttcaagcgattctcctgcctcggcctcctgagtagctgggattacaggcatgcaccaccacacctggctaattttgtatttttagtagagacggggtttctccatgttggtcaggctggtctcgaactcctgacctcaggtgatctgcccgcctcggcctcccaaagtgttgggattacaggtgtgagccaccgcatccggcccaagatgttctttttaaataaaaaataatttgatcaGTAGCCATATACCTTACCTTCATTACTCATTGttgaatattttatgaatattttagttGTGGGATCCAACGAAGAATAAAAAGTTGCAAGAACTTTTCTTGCAAGAGGTACGGATGGGAGAACTTTGGTTATCTAGAGGTAAGAATGTAAATGTTCTTTTGTGAGTTACGACAGCTTAtacttgagaaatatttattgattagtATTTGTATGTCAAATAACTAGCTGGATGTGTTAGCCAACTACCCTCATTAAAGAAAAACTATCCCAGCATGTTCACTTCATCATACTGTACTCTTGAATTATGTTAGCATTTAGTGTTCAAGTCGTAGACTTGGAAGTGGGCAAACGGAGTAGCAAAGCCAAATACAAAAATACCTCATTTATTgttatataaaattctaagtcAGTGAGTTTTCCAAGTAACTAAATGTTAAGAATAAAAActttttgccaggtgtggtggctcatacctgtaatcccaacactttgggaggccaaagcaagaggattgcttgaggccaacagtttgagaacagcctgggcaacaaagcaagaccctgtctctacaaaaaactttaaaaattagttgggtaccatggcatgtgcctgtagtcccagctactcagaaggctgaggtgagaggatcacttgagcccaggagtttgaggttgcagtgagccatcatcttgccactatactccagcctgggagacagagactctgtctcaagaaaacaaaacaactttaaaaaattctaactGCTTTATAAAAATGTTCCTGCTTTCTTAGAATATTCTTAATACTTATTTACTTTGTCGATAACTTAATTCCCTATGAATGTCCATTCTTTTACTGTGTTTAGTGGAGTGATGCCTGTCGGGGCTACCTTACACTTAATGGTCATATTTTGAGTTATAATTTATTCctaccggctgggcacggtggctcacgcctgtaatcccagcactttgggaggccgaggcgggcggatcatgaggtcaggagattgagaccatcctggctaacacggtgaaaccctgtctctactaaaaatacaaaaaattagccgggcatggtggcgggtgcctgtagtcccagctacttgggaggctgaggcaggagaatggtgtgaacccgggaggcggagcttgcagtgagccgagatcgcaccactgcactccagcctgggcgacagagcgagactccggctcaaaaaataaataaacaaataaataaataatttattcctACCTAATTCCAGATGGATTTGAGAAAACTTCATAATATTGTCAGGCAAAATGATGGTAGATAATATTATTAttgtataaatattataatcaTAATGTCCTTATTCTGGTGTTAAACCCTGGAAAGGAAAATTTGTCTTGAGGTTTCTTAATTTAAGAAGTGACTGATATTGCTGGATAAATCAGCATTACACCCATCagtacaatgtatatatattttttaagtgttaCAAACTCCCTTGCATATCACAGTGCCTGTACCTGTTTTTgcctttctgttgttttttttttttcaaaaggtttTTTCAATCGGTAAGGAGCATTCTCCAggatttataaaaacaaagaggaagtcaaaatccTAGACAACTCACAGCAATGACGGAGATTTttattcagtggcttaaaaccatTATAAAGGTTTTGAGAAATGAAAAAGTTGCAGGCATTCAAAATCATTGCACATTAATCActgtaatttgtattttaatatttcatttagtaTTATCTTTGCTTTCAGATGGAGTAATTTTTGAATGGACTAAAAATGCCTGCTAAATATTAACGATTTTTGCTTTTAGATGGAGTAATTTTTGAAATGGACTAAAAATACCTGCTAAATATTGATGACAAAATGTACAGTTAGAACTGACTTGAATGATATAAACAGAAGTGACTTTACATAAACCAGTGAAGCTTATGTCTAAAGACCTTTATTTGCATAGGCCTTTAAGGCCccctagcaatttttttttttttttttttttttttgagatggagtttcactcttgttgcccaggctggagtgcaatggtgccatctcagcccattgcaatctctgccttccaggttcaagcgattctcctgcctcagccttccaagtagctgggattacaggcgtgcaccaccacgcccagctaattttgtattcttagtagacacagggtttcaccatgttggtcaggctggtctcaaactcctggcctcaagtgatccacccgccttggcctcccaaagtgctgggattacaggcatgagccaccgcgcccagccaccccTAGTAATTTTGTActcataattttatattcttttttgtaaACAAGGGCCCTCAAATTGTGGGAAAGAAAGTTCTGAATTATAAgtcagaagaaaaaagatgataacgtattttatcacattttattcCTATTCACTGTATGCTTAAGAGCTATGATGTAATAGTTTAATTAGATTTAGAGGTGATCTGAACATACGTTGCAAActtgggtttttaaattttaaactgcaaaattatttaatagcttttttatttttgggggacagtgtctcactctgtcacccacgctggagtgcagtggcatgatcttggctcagccttccgggttcaagcaattctcatgtctcagcctcccaagtagctaggattatacaggtgtgtgccaccatgcctggctaatttttccatttttagcagagactgggttttgccatgttggccaggctggtctcaaactgacctcaagtgattcgccctcctcagcctcccaaagtgttgggattacaggtgtgagccaccacgcccacccccCAACAGTTCTTTACAGAAGTTTTATACttccatattttacttatatCGCAGTTCTCGGTCTTGGCTGCTTATTCTTTAATTCTTCATCAAACCccaaaccaattaaatcagaatctatGGGGCTGGAACCCAGgtgtcaa harbors:
- the TOMM20L gene encoding TOMM20-like protein 1, which gives rise to MPSVRSLLGLLAAAAACGGFAFLGYCIYLDRKRRGDPAFKRRLRDKRRAEPQKAEERGTQLWDPTKNKKLQELFLQEVRMGELWLSRGEHRMGIQYLGNALLVCEQPRELLKVFKHTLPPKVFEMLLHKIPLICQQFEADMNEQERLEDDPD